A single region of the Brachypodium distachyon strain Bd21 chromosome 3, Brachypodium_distachyon_v3.0, whole genome shotgun sequence genome encodes:
- the LOC100843789 gene encoding protein LOW PSII ACCUMULATION 3, chloroplastic, producing MAMATSYSISNPTFTSKSSLPNKQVPNWIFPIISSDNGSGGMFTLARRSLRAGFHVCAVTGDQNTRNVFSANFPSDYTELLLQAKDAAESAFKDGKQLLEIEFPTAGLQSVPGDGEGGIEMTGSMLLIREFCDRFVPAEKTTRTRIFFPEANEVTFARQSAFEGCSLKLDYLTKPSLFEDFGFTTKVKMADRVQPEDEIFLVAYPYFNVNEMLVVEELYKEAVVNTDRKMIIFNGELDRIRSGYYPPFFYPKLAELSKTFLPKMETVYYIHNFKGSKGGALFRCYPGPWKVLRKVGGSFACLHEQEEMPSLKEVALDILPST from the exons ATGGCCATGGCAACCAGTTATTCAATCTCCAACCCAACATTTACCTCCAAATCTTCTCTTCCTAATAAACAA GTCCCAAATTGGATATTTCCTATAATCAGCAGTGATAATGGCAGTGGGGGTATGTTCACTTTGGCGAGGAGGAGTTTAAGAGCAGGGTTCCATGTTTGTGCTGTCACTGGGGACCAGAACACTCGCAATGTCTTTAGTGCAAATTTCCCAAGCGATTATACGGAACTTCTACTGCAG GCTAAAGATGCTGCAGAATCAGCTTTTAAGGATGGAAAGCAACTATTG GAAATTGAGTTCCCTACAGCAGGACTACAATCTGTACCAG GTGATGGAGAAGGAGGGATTGAGATGACAGGAAGCATGCTTCTCATTAGAGAATTTTGTGACCGCTTTGTACCTGCAGAGAAAACTACTCGGACCAGAATT tttttcccTGAGGCAAATGAGGTTACTTTTGCAAGACAGTCAGCATTTGAAGGATGTTCATTGAAGTTGGATTATCTAACAAAACCATCCTTGTTCGAAGATTTTGGCTTTACAACAAAAGTCAAAATGGCAGACCGTGTGCAGCCAGAAGACGAGATATTCCTTGTGGCTTATCCTTATTTTAATGTCAATG AAATGCTTGTGGTCGAAGAGCTTTACAAGGAAGCAGTTGTTAATACAGATCGGAAAATGATTATCTTCAATGGAGAACTTGACCGGATTAGAAGCGGAT ATTATCCGCCCTTCTTCTACCCAAAGCTAGCCGAACTTTCAAAGACATTTCTTCCGAAAATGGAGACAGTTTACTATATTCACAATTTTAAGGGATCGAAAGGGGGAGCACTTTTCAG GTGTTACCCTGGCCCTTGGAAGGTGCTGAGAAAAGTTGGCGGCAGCTTCGCCTGTTTGCATGAACAAGAGGAGATGCCATCACTAAAAGAAGTGGCCCTAGACATTCTTCCTTCTACCTAG
- the LOC100832151 gene encoding beta-amylase 8 isoform X1, protein MSTKHPHAHPRDADPAASPPPAPPPPPSRRARGGFASSAPAPPATARRRGEREREREKERTKLRERHRRSITSHMLAGLRQHGNFPLPARADMNDVLAALARAAGWTVQPDGTTFRSSPQPLLPPPAQFQGAFQVTSVETPALANALNSYAVGTPLDSQTSALQTDDSLSPSSLDSVVVAEQSIKNENYGNSCSANSLNCMGSDQLMRASAVLAGDYTRTPYIPVYASLSMGIINCYCQLVDPEALRAELRHLKSLNVDGVIVDCWWGIVEAWTPQKYEWSGYRDLFGIIKEFRLKVQVVLSFHGSGECESGDVLISLPRWVMEIAQENQDIFFTDREGRRNTECLSWGIDKERVLRGRTGIEVYFDFMRSFHMEFRSLSEEGLVSAIEIGLGASGELRYPSCTHKMGWRYPGIGEFQCYDRYMQKNLRQSALKRGHLFWARGPDNAGYYNSRSHETGFFCDGGDYDSYYGRFFLNWYSGILVDHVDQVLSLATLAFDGAEIVVKIPSIYWWYRTASHAAELTAGFYNPTNRDGYSPVFRILKKHSVTLKLVCYGPEFTVQEIGEAFADPEGLTWQVMNAAWDHGLSLSVESALPCLDGEMYPQILEIAKPRNDPDRHHVSFFAYRQQPPFLLQRDVCFSELETFVKCMHGEDTQNLID, encoded by the exons ATGAGCACTAAGCACCCCCACGCGCACCCGCGGGACGCCGATCCAGCCGCCTCGCCTCCcccggcgcccccgccgccgccaagccgccgcgcgcgcggtggcttcgcctcctccgccccggcgCCTCCCGCtacggcgcggcggcgcggcgagcgggagcgggagcgggagaaggagcggaCGAAGCTGCGGGAGCGACACCGGCGGTCCATCACCAGCCACATGCTGGCCGGGCTGCGGCAGCACGGCAACTTCCCGctccccgcccgcgccgacaTGAACGATGtcctcgccgccctcgcccgcgccgccgggtgGACCGTCCAACCCGACGGCACCACTTTCCGCTCCTCGCCCCagccccttcttcctccccctgCCCAATTC CAGGGTGCTTTCCAGGTTACTTCTGTGGAAACCCCAGCTTTGGCTAACGCTCTGAACAGCTATGCCGTCGGGACGCCATTAGATTCTCAGACTTCTGCCCTACAAACAGATGATAGCCTGTCACCATCGTCATTGGACTCAGTCGTGGTGGCAGAGCAAAGCATAAAGAATGAGAACTATGGGAATTCATGTTCGGCCAATTCACTGAATTGTATGGGAAGTGATCAG TTAATGAGAGCATCAGCAGTGTTGGCGGGTGATTACACGAGAACTCCATATATACCAGTCTATGCCTCTCTGTCT ATGGGCATTATCAATTGTTACTGCCAATTAGTTGATCCAGAGGCTTTACGTGCTGAACTAAGGCATCTGAAGTCTTTGAATGTTGACGGAGTTATTGTTGACTGTTGGTGGGGGATTGTGGAAGCGTGGACTCCTCAAAAGTACGAATGGTCTGGTTACAGGGACCTTTTTGGTATCATTAAAGAGTTCAGGCTAAAAGTTCAG GTTGTATTGTCATTTCATGGGTCTGGGGAGTGTGAATCTGGTGATGTGTTAATCTCTCTCCCTAGGTGGGTCATGGAAATTGCACAAGAGAACCAGGATATATTTTTCACTGACAGAGAAGGTAGGAGAAATACAGAATGCCTCTCCTGGGGAATCGACAAAGAGCGTGTCCTTCGAGGGAGAACTGGCATTGAG GTTTATTTTGATTTCATGAGGAGCTTTCATATGGAATTCAGAAGCTTGTCTGAAGAAGGTCTTGTTTCTGCTATTGAGATTGGATTGGGTGCTTCTGGAGAGCTGAGATACCCTTCATGTACACATAAAATGGGCTGGAGATATCCTGGTATTGGTGAGTTCCAG TGTTATGACAGGTATATGCAAAAGAATCTGCGTCAATCAGCCTTGAAACGGGGACATTTGTTTTGGGCTCGTGGCCCTGATAATGCTGGCTATTATAATTCTAGATCACATGAGACTGGCTTTTTTTGTGATGGAGGTGATTATGACAGCTACTACGGACGTTTCTTCCTTAATTGGTATTCTGGAATCCTTGTTGATCATGTGGATCAGGTGCTCTCACTTGCTACTCTTGCATTCGATGGAGCAGAAATTGTAGTAAAG ATACCATCGATCTATTGGTGGTACAGAACTGCAAGCCATGCTGCAGAACTTACAGCAGGATTCTACAACCCTACAAATCGAGATGGATATTCCCCTGTTTTCAGAATTCTCAAGAAGCATTCCGTAACTCTTAAACTAGTTTGTTATGGGCCAGAATTTACAGTTCAGGAGATTGGTGAAGCATTTGCTGATCCAGAAGGTTTAACCTGGCAG GTTATGAATGCAGCATGGGATCATGGGCTCTCTCTAAGTGTAGAGAGTGCTCTTCCATGTCTTGATGGCGAGATGTACCCGCAGATCCTTGAGATAGCAAAGCCGAGAAATGATCCTGACCGTCACCATGTCTCATTCTTTGCATACCGTCAGCAACCTCCATTCCTTTTGCAGAGAGATGTTTGCTTCTCAGAGCTTGAGACCTTCGTCAAGTGTATGCATG GGGAGGACACCCAAAACTTGATAGATTGA
- the LOC100832151 gene encoding beta-amylase 8 isoform X2: protein MSTKHPHAHPRDADPAASPPPAPPPPPSRRARGGFASSAPAPPATARRRGEREREREKERTKLRERHRRSITSHMLAGLRQHGNFPLPARADMNDVLAALARAAGWTVQPDGTTFRSSPQPLLPPPAQFGAFQVTSVETPALANALNSYAVGTPLDSQTSALQTDDSLSPSSLDSVVVAEQSIKNENYGNSCSANSLNCMGSDQLMRASAVLAGDYTRTPYIPVYASLSMGIINCYCQLVDPEALRAELRHLKSLNVDGVIVDCWWGIVEAWTPQKYEWSGYRDLFGIIKEFRLKVQVVLSFHGSGECESGDVLISLPRWVMEIAQENQDIFFTDREGRRNTECLSWGIDKERVLRGRTGIEVYFDFMRSFHMEFRSLSEEGLVSAIEIGLGASGELRYPSCTHKMGWRYPGIGEFQCYDRYMQKNLRQSALKRGHLFWARGPDNAGYYNSRSHETGFFCDGGDYDSYYGRFFLNWYSGILVDHVDQVLSLATLAFDGAEIVVKIPSIYWWYRTASHAAELTAGFYNPTNRDGYSPVFRILKKHSVTLKLVCYGPEFTVQEIGEAFADPEGLTWQVMNAAWDHGLSLSVESALPCLDGEMYPQILEIAKPRNDPDRHHVSFFAYRQQPPFLLQRDVCFSELETFVKCMHGEDTQNLID from the exons ATGAGCACTAAGCACCCCCACGCGCACCCGCGGGACGCCGATCCAGCCGCCTCGCCTCCcccggcgcccccgccgccgccaagccgccgcgcgcgcggtggcttcgcctcctccgccccggcgCCTCCCGCtacggcgcggcggcgcggcgagcgggagcgggagcgggagaaggagcggaCGAAGCTGCGGGAGCGACACCGGCGGTCCATCACCAGCCACATGCTGGCCGGGCTGCGGCAGCACGGCAACTTCCCGctccccgcccgcgccgacaTGAACGATGtcctcgccgccctcgcccgcgccgccgggtgGACCGTCCAACCCGACGGCACCACTTTCCGCTCCTCGCCCCagccccttcttcctccccctgCCCAATTC GGTGCTTTCCAGGTTACTTCTGTGGAAACCCCAGCTTTGGCTAACGCTCTGAACAGCTATGCCGTCGGGACGCCATTAGATTCTCAGACTTCTGCCCTACAAACAGATGATAGCCTGTCACCATCGTCATTGGACTCAGTCGTGGTGGCAGAGCAAAGCATAAAGAATGAGAACTATGGGAATTCATGTTCGGCCAATTCACTGAATTGTATGGGAAGTGATCAG TTAATGAGAGCATCAGCAGTGTTGGCGGGTGATTACACGAGAACTCCATATATACCAGTCTATGCCTCTCTGTCT ATGGGCATTATCAATTGTTACTGCCAATTAGTTGATCCAGAGGCTTTACGTGCTGAACTAAGGCATCTGAAGTCTTTGAATGTTGACGGAGTTATTGTTGACTGTTGGTGGGGGATTGTGGAAGCGTGGACTCCTCAAAAGTACGAATGGTCTGGTTACAGGGACCTTTTTGGTATCATTAAAGAGTTCAGGCTAAAAGTTCAG GTTGTATTGTCATTTCATGGGTCTGGGGAGTGTGAATCTGGTGATGTGTTAATCTCTCTCCCTAGGTGGGTCATGGAAATTGCACAAGAGAACCAGGATATATTTTTCACTGACAGAGAAGGTAGGAGAAATACAGAATGCCTCTCCTGGGGAATCGACAAAGAGCGTGTCCTTCGAGGGAGAACTGGCATTGAG GTTTATTTTGATTTCATGAGGAGCTTTCATATGGAATTCAGAAGCTTGTCTGAAGAAGGTCTTGTTTCTGCTATTGAGATTGGATTGGGTGCTTCTGGAGAGCTGAGATACCCTTCATGTACACATAAAATGGGCTGGAGATATCCTGGTATTGGTGAGTTCCAG TGTTATGACAGGTATATGCAAAAGAATCTGCGTCAATCAGCCTTGAAACGGGGACATTTGTTTTGGGCTCGTGGCCCTGATAATGCTGGCTATTATAATTCTAGATCACATGAGACTGGCTTTTTTTGTGATGGAGGTGATTATGACAGCTACTACGGACGTTTCTTCCTTAATTGGTATTCTGGAATCCTTGTTGATCATGTGGATCAGGTGCTCTCACTTGCTACTCTTGCATTCGATGGAGCAGAAATTGTAGTAAAG ATACCATCGATCTATTGGTGGTACAGAACTGCAAGCCATGCTGCAGAACTTACAGCAGGATTCTACAACCCTACAAATCGAGATGGATATTCCCCTGTTTTCAGAATTCTCAAGAAGCATTCCGTAACTCTTAAACTAGTTTGTTATGGGCCAGAATTTACAGTTCAGGAGATTGGTGAAGCATTTGCTGATCCAGAAGGTTTAACCTGGCAG GTTATGAATGCAGCATGGGATCATGGGCTCTCTCTAAGTGTAGAGAGTGCTCTTCCATGTCTTGATGGCGAGATGTACCCGCAGATCCTTGAGATAGCAAAGCCGAGAAATGATCCTGACCGTCACCATGTCTCATTCTTTGCATACCGTCAGCAACCTCCATTCCTTTTGCAGAGAGATGTTTGCTTCTCAGAGCTTGAGACCTTCGTCAAGTGTATGCATG GGGAGGACACCCAAAACTTGATAGATTGA